The Limnochorda sp. LNt genome includes a region encoding these proteins:
- the thiD gene encoding bifunctional hydroxymethylpyrimidine kinase/phosphomethylpyrimidine kinase: MVQGVGLPRALTIAGSDSGGGAGIQADLKTFFALGVYGMSAITALTAQNTLGVQGVHEVPAEMVAQQIDAVATDIGVDAAKTGMLASAAIVEAVADRVRAHGLRQLVVDPVMVAKSGDPLLSADAVQAVRRLLLPVALVLTPNLPEAARLTGLAVEGPEAMREAARRLHAMGARYVVVKGGHLHHRRDESVDLVYDGSAFVELAGPRFDTPHTHGTGCTFSAAIAAYLARGLDPVEAIRQAKEFVSRAIQAAVPLGAGHGPTHHWAGADLDGPGWEMSRVARA, translated from the coding sequence ATGGTGCAAGGTGTCGGGCTGCCCCGGGCGCTGACCATCGCCGGCTCCGACAGCGGCGGCGGGGCCGGCATCCAGGCTGACCTCAAGACGTTCTTCGCCCTGGGCGTCTACGGGATGTCCGCGATCACGGCCCTGACGGCTCAAAACACCCTGGGGGTCCAGGGCGTCCACGAGGTGCCGGCCGAGATGGTGGCGCAGCAAATCGACGCCGTCGCCACCGACATCGGCGTCGACGCGGCCAAGACCGGCATGCTGGCCAGCGCCGCCATCGTGGAGGCGGTGGCGGATCGGGTACGGGCCCACGGCCTGCGACAGCTGGTGGTGGACCCCGTCATGGTGGCCAAGAGCGGAGATCCCCTCCTGTCCGCCGACGCCGTGCAAGCCGTGCGCCGGCTGCTGCTGCCGGTCGCGCTGGTGCTCACGCCCAATCTGCCCGAGGCCGCCCGCCTGACCGGCCTGGCCGTCGAAGGCCCCGAGGCGATGCGAGAGGCGGCTCGACGCCTGCACGCCATGGGGGCTCGCTACGTGGTAGTCAAGGGCGGGCACCTGCACCACCGGCGGGACGAGTCCGTCGACCTGGTCTACGACGGTTCCGCCTTCGTGGAGCTCGCCGGCCCTCGGTTCGACACGCCCCACACGCACGGCACGGGCTGCACCTTCTCGGCGGCCATCGCCGCCTACCTGGCTCGCGGGCTCGATCCGGTGGAGGCCATCCGCCAGGCCAAGGAGTTCGTCTCCCGTGCCATCCAGGCCGCCGTACCCCTGGGTGCCGGTCACGGCCCCACCCACCATTGGGCCGGTGCGGATCTGGATGGGCCGGGGTGGGAGATGAGTCGGGTCGCCCGCGCCTAA
- a CDS encoding ammonium transporter has product MTSESLARAIDTSWVLVAAFLVFFMQAGFAMVEAGFTRAKNAGNIVLKNLMDFSAGSVAYWLVGFALMYGASAAGLLGTSGFASPWSVTGLEWTGLPIEAFWMFQVVFAGTAATIVSGAMAERTRFASYLTFAFVISALIYPILGHWIWGGGWLARLAVPVKDFAGSTVVHSVGGWAALAGVLAVGARMGRFSQQGPRNGIEPAVAGHSLTLAALGVFILWFGWFGFNPGSTLGVTGDRAALAARVAVNTNLAAATGALAGLFLSKLHRGKFAVDAALNGTLAGLVAITAGAPYVSDIGALIIGVLGGATMYGATLLLEAWRVDDAVGAIPVHGVAGAVGTLAVGLFDLETGLLYGAGPAQLVSQLIAVVACFVWTFGVSWLAFAAIKAVMGLRVTPEEEAHGLDVHEHGVVAYPDFTAGHPVEPGAVTAPAMGASGR; this is encoded by the coding sequence ATGACGTCCGAGAGTCTGGCCCGTGCCATCGACACGTCGTGGGTGCTGGTGGCGGCCTTCCTCGTCTTCTTCATGCAGGCGGGTTTCGCCATGGTGGAGGCGGGCTTCACCCGCGCCAAGAACGCCGGCAACATCGTCCTCAAGAACCTGATGGACTTCTCTGCCGGCAGCGTCGCGTACTGGCTGGTGGGCTTCGCCCTGATGTACGGGGCCTCTGCGGCAGGCCTGCTCGGGACGAGCGGCTTCGCGAGCCCCTGGTCGGTGACGGGGCTCGAGTGGACCGGCTTGCCCATCGAGGCCTTCTGGATGTTCCAGGTGGTCTTCGCCGGCACCGCCGCCACCATCGTCAGCGGCGCCATGGCCGAGCGCACGCGCTTCGCGTCCTACCTCACCTTCGCCTTCGTCATCTCGGCGCTGATCTATCCCATCCTGGGCCACTGGATCTGGGGAGGCGGGTGGCTGGCACGCCTCGCGGTGCCCGTCAAGGACTTCGCGGGCTCCACGGTCGTCCACAGCGTGGGCGGCTGGGCGGCGCTGGCCGGGGTCCTGGCCGTGGGAGCCCGGATGGGGCGCTTCTCCCAGCAGGGGCCCCGCAACGGCATCGAGCCGGCCGTGGCCGGCCACAGCCTGACGCTGGCTGCCCTCGGGGTCTTCATCCTCTGGTTCGGCTGGTTCGGCTTCAACCCTGGCAGCACGCTGGGGGTGACCGGGGATCGGGCCGCCCTGGCCGCCCGGGTCGCCGTCAACACCAACCTGGCGGCCGCCACGGGAGCGCTGGCCGGCCTGTTCCTATCCAAGCTGCACCGGGGCAAGTTCGCCGTCGACGCCGCCCTCAACGGCACCCTGGCCGGCTTGGTCGCCATCACGGCGGGGGCCCCTTACGTGAGCGACATCGGGGCCCTGATCATCGGGGTGCTGGGCGGCGCCACCATGTACGGTGCCACGCTGCTCCTGGAGGCGTGGCGGGTGGACGACGCGGTGGGCGCCATCCCCGTGCACGGCGTGGCCGGCGCGGTGGGCACCCTGGCCGTCGGGCTCTTCGACCTGGAGACGGGCCTGTTGTACGGGGCGGGCCCGGCCCAGCTCGTCAGCCAGCTCATCGCCGTGGTGGCCTGCTTCGTCTGGACCTTCGGCGTCTCATGGCTGGCCTTCGCGGCCATCAAGGCCGTCATGGGCCTGCGGGTGACCCCCGAGGAGGAGGCGCACGGGCTCGACGTGCACGAGCACGGCGTGGTGGCCTACCCCGACTTCACGGCGGGGCATCCGGTGGAGCCGGGCGCGGTCACGGCCCCGGCCATGGGCGCCTCCGGGCGTTGA
- a CDS encoding helix-turn-helix transcriptional regulator, whose product MNRTERLAAITLYLLARRRVTAAEIARAFEVSERTVYRDLQALAEGGLPLVAVPGAGGGYELPPAYRLTPLTLTPDEAVAVWVAVEALGGPDHPLREALRGAWLRIHAALPEELRRSIVDVGAAVDVSRMGPEVRVGQGVFAAVVRALRERRQLLIRYHVPATGETTQRVVDVYGLACVQGRWYAPAYCHLRAGLRSFRLDRIERAELLESGYPYPRDFDVRRWVQQTFAMADDAGERLAVRVRFSPRAARRAVDDRFFRGCVERLADGGMEARLSLPAPELPYCAELVLGYAGEAEAVEPPELRDLVAALAQRVASRHAGPPATDGGPARQPAASPC is encoded by the coding sequence TTGAACCGGACCGAGCGCCTGGCGGCCATCACCCTCTACCTGCTGGCTCGTCGCCGGGTGACGGCCGCCGAGATCGCCCGGGCCTTCGAGGTGAGCGAGCGCACCGTCTACCGCGACCTGCAGGCCCTCGCGGAGGGAGGGCTGCCGCTCGTCGCCGTGCCGGGGGCGGGGGGCGGCTATGAGTTGCCACCCGCCTACCGGCTCACGCCGCTCACCCTCACCCCGGACGAGGCGGTGGCCGTCTGGGTGGCCGTCGAGGCCCTCGGCGGCCCCGACCACCCGCTGCGCGAGGCGCTGAGGGGCGCCTGGCTGAGGATCCACGCCGCCCTGCCCGAGGAGCTGCGCCGCTCCATCGTCGACGTGGGGGCCGCCGTGGACGTGAGCCGCATGGGCCCCGAGGTGCGGGTGGGCCAGGGCGTCTTCGCCGCGGTGGTGCGGGCCCTGCGGGAGCGGCGCCAGCTCCTCATCCGCTACCACGTGCCGGCGACCGGCGAGACGACCCAGCGGGTCGTCGACGTGTATGGCCTGGCCTGCGTCCAGGGTCGCTGGTACGCTCCCGCCTACTGCCACCTGCGCGCGGGTCTGCGCTCGTTCCGGCTGGACCGCATCGAGCGGGCCGAGCTGCTGGAGAGCGGCTACCCCTACCCCCGTGACTTCGACGTCCGCCGGTGGGTGCAGCAGACCTTCGCCATGGCGGATGACGCCGGAGAGCGCCTGGCGGTGCGGGTGCGCTTCTCACCCCGGGCCGCACGGCGCGCCGTCGACGACCGGTTCTTCCGCGGCTGCGTGGAGCGACTCGCGGACGGCGGCATGGAGGCCCGCCTCAGCCTGCCGGCGCCCGAGCTCCCGTATTGCGCCGAGCTGGTGCTGGGCTACGCGGGGGAGGCGGAGGCGGTGGAGCCGCCCGAGCTGCGCGACCTGGTCGCCGCCCTCGCCCAGCGGGTGGCGTCGCGGCACGCAGGACCGCCGGCTACGGACGGCGGCCCTGCTCGCCAGCCTGCGGCGTCGCCGTGCTGA
- a CDS encoding YgaP family membrane protein has product MQHNLASWDRAVRTVVALALVAVAIAWASPWRWVALAIGVILGATAASGYCPLYGVCRISTATPQAGEQGRRP; this is encoded by the coding sequence ATGCAGCACAACCTGGCGTCGTGGGATCGCGCCGTTCGCACCGTCGTGGCGCTGGCGCTGGTGGCGGTGGCCATCGCGTGGGCCTCGCCCTGGAGGTGGGTCGCGCTGGCCATCGGCGTCATCCTGGGCGCCACGGCCGCGTCGGGCTACTGCCCTCTCTACGGGGTCTGCCGCATCAGCACGGCGACGCCGCAGGCTGGCGAGCAGGGCCGCCGTCCGTAG
- a CDS encoding carbohydrate ABC transporter permease, with amino-acid sequence MATRRLWDVLLYAFLTAMAVVFLAPLALMVVTAFKSTREIFMNPFGLPASWSLEPFARVWSRASFSVYFRNSVWVTGASLALVLTCASMASYAIARLPFRGRDWVYLFFLAGIMVPVRLGILPLFLLMKQLRLLDTHWALIFTYAASGMPMSVFLLTGFLRSLPGELREAARIDGCTEFQAFWKVMLPLIRPALATVAIVNFVPWWNDMFFPLLFIQSDRLKTIPLGMTIFFGQYQTDWGLLFSGMVLASLPLVALYLVMSRQFIAGLTAGAVKG; translated from the coding sequence GTGGCGACGCGGCGCCTCTGGGACGTGCTGCTCTACGCCTTCCTGACGGCCATGGCCGTCGTCTTCCTGGCCCCGCTCGCGTTGATGGTCGTGACGGCCTTCAAGAGCACCCGGGAGATCTTCATGAACCCCTTCGGGCTGCCGGCCTCCTGGAGCCTGGAGCCCTTCGCTCGGGTCTGGAGCCGGGCCAGCTTCTCGGTCTACTTCCGCAACAGCGTCTGGGTGACGGGCGCGTCGCTGGCGCTGGTGCTCACCTGCGCCTCCATGGCCTCGTACGCCATAGCCCGGCTGCCGTTTCGGGGGCGAGATTGGGTCTACCTCTTCTTCCTGGCCGGCATCATGGTGCCCGTCCGGCTGGGGATCCTGCCCCTGTTCCTGCTGATGAAGCAGCTCCGGTTGCTCGATACCCACTGGGCGCTCATCTTCACTTACGCCGCCAGCGGCATGCCCATGTCGGTCTTCCTGCTCACCGGCTTCTTGCGGTCGTTGCCGGGCGAGCTGCGGGAGGCGGCGCGCATCGACGGCTGCACGGAGTTCCAGGCGTTTTGGAAGGTGATGCTTCCGCTGATCCGCCCGGCCCTGGCCACCGTCGCCATCGTCAACTTCGTCCCCTGGTGGAACGACATGTTCTTCCCACTGCTCTTCATCCAGTCGGACCGGCTCAAGACCATCCCCCTGGGTATGACCATCTTCTTCGGTCAGTACCAGACCGACTGGGGCCTGCTCTTTTCGGGGATGGTGCTGGCGAGCCTGCCGCTGGTAGCGCTGTACCTGGTGATGTCCCGGCAGTTCATCGCGGGGCTGACGGCCGGTGCCGTCAAGGGTTGA
- a CDS encoding carbohydrate ABC transporter permease, translated as MDMLDRWLGRRVHLAFLLPGVVLYGLFMVYPLASSLGYSLFEWDGLVREGFAGLRNFRTVLLEPPFSVRFVGALKHNVLFFTMTFVIQSTLGLLFALLFRQKRPGFGFFQAAYFLPYTLSLVVVGFLWLLLLNPLWGGFNQLLRLVGLGQWAQPWLGQPRTALVSIILINAWRWLGFPILVFLAGLQAIPAEMEEAARVDGANAWQTLRHVTLPLLAPVMGMVTILTFIYDFNAFELVFVMQGSSGGPAYSTDLLGTFFYRTAFGDSTTGGEPGQVGIASAIAVLMFMMVAAVSWLGIRLLQGRQVEY; from the coding sequence ATGGACATGCTGGACCGGTGGCTGGGACGACGCGTCCATCTGGCCTTCCTGTTGCCAGGTGTGGTACTCTACGGCCTCTTCATGGTCTATCCCCTCGCCTCGTCCCTGGGCTACAGCCTCTTCGAGTGGGACGGCCTCGTGCGGGAGGGCTTCGCGGGGCTGCGCAACTTCCGCACGGTGCTCCTGGAGCCGCCCTTCAGCGTGCGCTTCGTGGGGGCGCTCAAGCACAACGTCCTCTTCTTCACGATGACCTTCGTCATCCAGAGCACGCTGGGGCTCCTCTTCGCGCTCCTGTTCCGCCAGAAGCGCCCGGGCTTCGGCTTCTTCCAGGCCGCTTACTTCCTGCCCTACACCCTGTCGCTGGTGGTGGTGGGCTTCCTGTGGCTCTTGCTGCTCAACCCGCTGTGGGGCGGCTTCAACCAGCTGCTGCGCCTGGTGGGGTTGGGGCAGTGGGCCCAGCCGTGGCTGGGGCAACCCCGGACGGCTCTCGTCAGCATCATCCTCATCAACGCCTGGCGGTGGCTGGGATTCCCCATCCTGGTCTTCCTGGCGGGCCTCCAGGCCATCCCCGCCGAGATGGAGGAGGCGGCTCGCGTCGACGGGGCCAACGCCTGGCAGACGCTGCGCCACGTTACGCTGCCCCTGCTGGCGCCGGTCATGGGGATGGTGACCATCCTCACCTTCATCTACGACTTCAACGCCTTCGAGCTGGTCTTCGTCATGCAGGGCTCCAGCGGCGGCCCGGCCTACTCCACGGACTTGCTGGGGACCTTCTTCTACCGCACCGCCTTCGGAGACTCCACGACGGGCGGCGAGCCCGGCCAGGTCGGGATCGCCTCGGCCATCGCGGTGCTGATGTTCATGATGGTGGCGGCGGTCTCGTGGCTGGGGATCCGGCTCTTGCAGGGACGGCAGGTGGAATACTGA